The following proteins come from a genomic window of Coffea arabica cultivar ET-39 chromosome 11c, Coffea Arabica ET-39 HiFi, whole genome shotgun sequence:
- the LOC113715815 gene encoding uncharacterized protein, whose translation MSQKAYFPVVTIAGLNENEQSCHPPTEGSTSIFKLFDGSNFRFLASSATSSLDHLCEHDMSSHVTFETDSFRPAQRTGNTNETSKSSDCAVALPATVSDYSNIILTRRRQSGPVTRRRHSKKSKIDEIPKESLLLPDAPDCQYCGAKRFHLEPPSFCCSQGEISIVAPAMPYALKRLFIGNDEECEHFRRLPRTYNNNLSFTSFAAKYDVELTRNAMGVYTFRVQGQVYHFLNSLSQPDHKPCGIHLYFFYTDEELIKQVAASDKLRQSTLKLLMDILSHNPYARFFKDLRDIPDLEKHNIVLNCFPGLDQRIYNLPSTSQVAAIWTEHDDESVDKQAHILIYSHSNAAHKVQHYYACYDPLQYPLLFSRGESGWHHGIKRACKRKRTDHSYDEKVIIDPSSVQEPSQLMDLEERQHFSFPIAADHGKKDEHTVSAREYYCYRFQIRKNDESMLLHTLRLLQQFSVDSYVKIETSRLDFQHKRQNDIRTEILAGVLDSVSIGQSEGSKVGRKMILPASFIGGPRDMRRRYLDAMSLVQKYGKSDIFLTMTCNPMWKEIQDNLQFKEKPQDRPDLLSRVFRAKFEMLKAKLLDRKIFGEVAACVYVIEFQKRGFPHTHLLLILRPQFKLLNPKSYDRIVSAELPDPKQFPHLYYFVLKHMVHGPCGDMGRNSPCMKNGSCKNHYPKNFYEHTTHAEDSYPYYMRRDNGRKITVCRFELDNRWIIPYNPYLLALFDCHMNVEICSTLKLVKYLYKYVFKGHDLISFKIISDDSRADVDEIKEFQQGRWISPPEAFWRIFEFRLNEMTPAVYTLQVHLPGQQLITFNKNSDLLQPLRKIDFSKTMLTEFFKMNKTNAKAETLKCFYREFPEHFVWSFKFKAWTERKRKKAIGRLVTVSPREGERYYLRLLLTHVRAPTSFDDLLTINGQKMNCFRDAALALGLLQSDTYIQETLEEAVVFQMPSSLRLLFDTTLVHCAPADPQFLWDKFQLNLSADYQRSQHLCFYTAEEIRNKVLQEIKKMVKQMGKSFADYHLAAHTSADVHSDQLTKEIECERSIEVLAEDLLMPFRLNVEQRHAYDLILQLVFSHVGQSFFIDGPGGTGKTFLYRSLLATLRSQGHIAIAVATSGVAASILPGGRTAHSRFNIPLDFSRNKTCQISKQGSVARLLFQSRLILWDEASMGKRETVEAFDGLLGDIMDCDVPFGGKMVVFCGNFRQTLPVIRQATKQVLIESSLPSSHLWSSMQKLQLVQNMRAILDPTFSEFLLRIGEGREAVDSHGEINLPSEIVIPYTEKEESLNSSIDVYVSSDRTIDPRHQGDYEDFLNSQNPKGLPPHKLLLKENCPIILIRNLNPTEGLCNGTRLICIELRQNTICVEIAFGQHQGKRIFLPKIPLQVSDDDKNGLSFIRTQFLVRGSKVEGIIFNHDIATVGPILQVYRKYRITNAVVRPIHPKYQTAELIIQWMLTSKTVIEEDADDKDIMPVKFNCTQFTDLAQYMDHKDKSVGVALSTWFDSAILVDPPVQEARELKNSCRFDMDLCDHTGAIIASVFGEQAEKLLTFTTFEIMDHFKQNIELPLEAVHKELESKWFLVHIKPVQTQMADAKQRYTIIYYSEVLNTNAVQSPSQGKIDTLLIDL comes from the exons ATGTCACAAAAGGCCTACTTTCCTGTAGTGACCATTGCAGGCCTTAACGAAaatgaacaatcctgccatcctCCTACTGAAGGTTCGACTAGCATCTTTAAACTTTTTGATGGGTCAAATTTTAGATTCCTTGCCTCTTCTGCTACTTCGTCCTTAGACCACTTATGTGAGCATGATATGTCTTCTCATGTTACATTCGAAACTGACTCTTTTAGACCTGCTCAACGTACAG GCAACACCAACGAGACCAGCAAATCATCTGATTGTGCTGTTGCTCTTCCGGCTACTGTAAGCGATTATTCAAACATTATATTGACAAGGAGGAGGCAATCAG GGCCAGTTACTAGACGCCGTCACTCAAAAAAATCTAAGATTGATGAAATTCCTAAAGAATCTTTATTGCTGCCTGATGCTCCTGATTGTCAATATTGTGGAGCTAAAAGATTTCATTTGGAACCCCCTAGCTTTTGCTGTTCCCAAGGAGAAATTTCTATTGTTGCTCCTGCAATGCCTTACGCTCTAAAGCGTTTGTTTATAGGAAATGATGAGGAATGCGAGCATTTTAGAAGATTGCCTCGTACTTATAACAATAACTTGTCCTTCACCTCATTTGCTGCAAAGTATGACGTAGAATTAACAAGGAATGCAATGGGAGTGTATACCTTTCGTGTTCAGGGACAGGTTTATCATTTTTTAAACAGTTTGTCACAGCCTGATCATAAGCCTTGTGGGATCCATCTCTACTTTTTTTATACCGATGAAGAATTGATCAAGCAAGTCGCTGCTTCTGATAAGCTACGTCAGAGCACTTTAAAGCTTCTGATGGACATACTTTCTCATAATCCTTATGCTAGATTCTTTAAGGATCTAAGGGATATTCCAGATCTTGAAAAGCATAATATTGTGCTTAACTGTTTTCCTGGCCTTGACCAGCGTATCTATAATCTTCCTTCTACTTCTCAAGTTGCCGCTATATGGACTGAACATGATGATGAATCAGTCGATAAGCAAGCGCATATTCTCATTTATAGCCACTCAAATGCTGCTCACAAGGTCCAGCATTATTATGCTTGTTATGACCCTTTGCAGTATCCTCTCTTATTTTCTCGTGGTGAATCTGGATGGCACCACGGAATTAAACGAGCCTGTAAAAGAAAGCGAACTGATCATTCCTATGATGAAAAGGTTATCATTGATCCCTCTTCTGTACAGGAACCATCCCAACTTATGGATTTAGAAGAGAGGCAA CATTTTTCATTTCCTATAGCTGCTGACCATGGAAAGAAGGACGAACATACTGTATCAGCTAGAGAGTATTACTGCTATAGGTTCCAGATAAGGAAAAATGATGAATCCATGCTATTGCATACTCTTAGATTGCTACAGCAATTTTCTGTTGATTCCTATGTAAAAATTGAAACGTCTCGACTGGATTTTCAGCACAAGAGGCAAAATGACATTCGGACAGAAATCCTTGCAGGAGTACTGGATAGTGTCTCCATTGGTCAGAGTGAAGGCTCAAAAGTTGGTCGGAAGATGATATTACCGGCTTCTTTTATCGGTGGGCCAAGAGATATGAGGCGGAGATATCTTGATGCAATGTCATTAGTACAAAAATATGGAAAGTCGGATATTTTCCTCACCATGACATGTAATCCAATGTGGAAAGAAATTCAGGATAATctgcaatttaaagaaaaaccTCAGGATAGGCCAGATCTTTTGTCTAGAGTATTCAGGGCAAAATTTGAAATGCTCAAGGCTAAACTTTTAGACAGAAAAATTTTTGGAGAGGTCGCTGCATGCGTTTAcgttattgaattccagaaacgTGGCTTTCCTCATACTCACTTGTTATTAATCTTGAGACCACAATTCAAGCTGCTTAATCCTAAATCATACGATAGAATAGTTTCTGCTGAGCTCCCTGATCCTAAGCAGTTCCCTCATTTGTATTATTTTGTTCTTAAACACATGGTTCATGGACCTTGCGGGGACATGGGCAGGAATAGCCCTTGTATGAAAAATGGTAGCTGTAAAAATCATTATCCAAAAAACTTCTATGAACACACAACTCATGCTGAAGACAGCTATCCATACTATATGAGAAGGGATAATGGCAGAAAGATAACTGTCTGCAGGTTTGAACTTGACAATAGATGGATTATTCCTTATAATCCTTATCTTTTAGCCTTGTTTGATTGCCACATGAATGTAGAAATCTGTTCTACTTTGAAGCTGgttaaatatttatacaagtacGTCTTTAAAGGACATGATCTTATCAGTTTCAAAATTATATCTGATGATTCCCGTGCTGATGTCGATGAAATTAAAGAATTCCAGCAGGGAAGATGGATTTCACCTCCTGAGGCTTTTTGGCGCATCTTTGAATTTAGGCTAAATGAGATGACTCCAGCTGTCTATACTCTCCAAGTTCACCTGCCTGGGCAGCAGCTTATCACTTTCAACAAAAATTCAGACCTTTTACAGCCACTGAGGAAAATTGACTTCTCAAAGACCATGTTAACCGAGTTCTTCAAGATGAACAAAACGAATGCAAAGGCTGAAACGTTGAAGTGCTTTTATAGAGAATTTCCAGAACATTTTGTTTGGTCTTTTAAATTTAAAGCTTGGACTGAGAGAAAGCGTAAAAAAGCCATTGGAAGGCTGGTCACGGTCAGCCCTCGTGAAGGAGAGAGATATTACCTTAGACTCCTACTAACTCATGTTCGAGCACCTACGTCATTTGATGACCTGTTAACTATTAAtggccaaaaaatgaattgcttTAGAGATGCTGCTTTGGCCCTTGGACTTTTACAGTCTGATACATATATACAAGAGACTCTTGAAGAAGCAGTTGTTTTCCAAATGCCATCCTCTTTGAGACTGTTATTTGATACTACTCTTGTTCATTGTGCTCCAGCAGATCCTCAGTTTCTTTGGGACAAATTTCAGCTAAATCTCTCTGCAGATTACCAGCGATCCCAACATCTTTGTTTTTATACGgctgaagaaatcagaaataagGTCCTacaggaaattaaaaaaatggtCAAACAAATGGGTAAAAGCTTTGCTGACTACCACTTAGCTGCACACACTTCAGCAGATGTTCACTCTGATCAGCTAACAAAGGAAATCGAATGTGAGAGGAGTATTGAAGTTCTGGCAGAGGATCTTCTAATGCCTTTTAGATTGAATGTTGAACAACGGCATGCCTATGATTTAATTCTCCAGTTAGTTTTCTCTCATGTTGGCCAAAGTTTTTTTATTGATGGCCCTGGAGGAACTGGAAAGACCTTCCTATATAGGTCACTTCTAGCTACTTTGAGATCCCAAGGCCACATTGCCATTGCGGTTGCAACGTCAGGTGTCGCAGCCTCTATTCTTCCAGGAGGAAGAACAGCCCACTCTAGATTTAACATACCATTAGATTTTTCTAGAAATAAAACCTGCCAAATTAGTAAACAGGGCAGTGTTGCAAGATTACTTTTTCAATCAAGGTTAATCTTGTGGGACGAGGCTTCAATGGGCAAACGAGAAACTGTTGAAGCCTTTGATGGTTTGCTTGGAGATATAATGGACTGTGACGTTCCATTTGGAGGAAAAATGGTTGTTTTCTGTGGCAATTTTCGTCAAACTTTGCCAGTTATCAGACAAGCTACAAAACAGGTTCTTATAGAATCTAGTCTTCCTAGCTCTCATTTGTGGTCTTCCATGCAAAAGCTCCAGCTAGTACAAAATATGCGAGCCATCTTAGATCCAACATTCTCAGAATTCCTATTGAGAATAGGAGAAGGAAGAGAAGCTGTTGATAGTCATGGTGAAATAAATTTACCTTCTGAGATAGTCATTCCTTATACCGAAAAAGAAGAATCTTTGAACAG CTCAATAGATGTCTATGTCAGTTCTGATAGAACCATTGATCCACGCCATCAAGGAGACTATGAAGATTTCTTGAATTCTCAAAATCCAAAAGGCCTTCCTCCTCACAAGCTGCTGCTCAAAGAAAATTGTCCAATCATACTTATAAGAAACCTGAATCCTACAGAAGGATTGTGCAATGGTACACGACTCATTTGTATAGAGCTGAGGCAGAATACTATCTGTGTAGAGATTGCTTTTGGTCAGCATCAAGGAAAAAGAATTTTCCTCCCTAAAATTCCTTTACAAGTGTCTGATGATGACAAGAATGGCCTGTCATTTATAAGAACACAATTTCTTGTCCGT GGATCAAAAGTTGAAGGCATTATTTTCAACCATGACATTGCTACGGTCGGACCAATCTTGCAGGTCTACAGAAAATACAGAATAACGAATGCTGTGGTTAGACCAATTCACCCAAAATATCAAACAGCTGAACTGATAATACAATGGATGCTCACTAGTAAAACTGTCATTGAAGAGGATGCTGATGACAAAGATATAATGCCTGTCAAATTTAACTGCACTCAATTCACAGACTTGGCACAGTACATGGATCATAAGGATAAATCTGTGG GAGTTGCACTGTCGACATGGTTTGATTCGGCGATCCTTGTTGACCCTCCTGTACAGGAAGCAAGAGAATTAAAGAACTC GTGTCGCTTTGATATGGATTTATGTGATCATACTGGTGCCATCATAGCTTCTGTCTTTGGAGAACAAGCAGAAAAGCTGCTAACCTTCACTACTTTTGAAATAATGGACCATTTTAAGCAG AACATTGAACTTCCTCTCGAGGCTGTCCATAAGGAGCTGGAGTCAAAGTGGTTTCTGGTGCACATAAAACCAGTGCAAACTCAAATGGCTGATGCAAAGCAGCGTTATACAATTATCTACTACTCTGAGGTTCTCAATACTAATGCTGTTCAATCGCCGAGTCAAGGAAAAATTGATACTTTATTAATCGATCTCTAG